In the genome of Eggerthella sp. YY7918, one region contains:
- the hemW gene encoding radical SAM family heme chaperone HemW, with protein MPHDPYRALYLHLPFCVKRCGYCDFTTAAVPTDAPEIDAYVEDLSLQIRRKAKEGELGAIETVYLGGGTPSHIGLSRLSMLLYTLSLSMHLTPEVECTMEANPESLTERMVRDVWALGVNRLSLGVQSFDEKVLQTLGRAHSADDARRAIEAAQTRFDNVSVDLMCGIPGQSSESFEASVCEAVRLGVTHISVYPLTIEPHTPFDTAVLAGELDEPDDDVEAAHMQIAAHVLTEAGYERYEVASYARPGYQCRHNIAYWTGVPYLGLGRSAATMTQNAERRMRMKDGQVTDDLNARQMAAEDLMLGMRMTCGVTDDQVKRATEQLRDAPATLERLARDGLVVHEGGRWRPTERGWLCGNDLYGELFDLAP; from the coding sequence ATGCCGCATGATCCTTATAGGGCGCTTTACTTGCATCTACCGTTTTGCGTGAAGCGGTGCGGGTACTGCGATTTCACGACAGCGGCGGTGCCGACTGATGCGCCGGAAATCGATGCGTATGTGGAAGATCTTTCGCTGCAGATTCGTCGCAAGGCCAAAGAGGGCGAACTGGGGGCTATCGAGACGGTGTATCTTGGCGGAGGAACGCCTTCGCACATCGGACTTTCGCGGCTATCGATGCTGCTGTATACGCTTTCGCTTTCGATGCATCTTACGCCGGAGGTGGAATGCACGATGGAGGCGAATCCCGAGAGCCTTACCGAACGTATGGTACGCGATGTATGGGCGCTCGGCGTGAACCGGCTGTCTCTTGGCGTCCAGAGCTTTGATGAAAAGGTGTTGCAAACGCTTGGTCGCGCACATTCGGCAGACGACGCACGACGCGCGATCGAGGCGGCACAGACGCGCTTTGACAATGTGAGCGTGGATCTCATGTGCGGTATCCCTGGGCAGAGTTCGGAAAGCTTCGAGGCAAGTGTGTGCGAAGCCGTGCGTCTCGGTGTGACGCACATAAGCGTATATCCCCTAACCATCGAACCTCACACGCCTTTCGACACCGCTGTCCTGGCAGGGGAGCTGGACGAGCCTGACGACGACGTCGAGGCGGCACACATGCAGATAGCCGCACATGTTCTGACCGAGGCGGGCTATGAGCGCTATGAGGTGGCAAGCTATGCGCGGCCCGGGTATCAGTGTCGCCACAATATCGCCTATTGGACAGGGGTACCTTACCTTGGTCTCGGGCGTTCGGCGGCTACGATGACCCAGAATGCTGAGCGGCGTATGCGTATGAAAGATGGTCAAGTGACCGACGACTTGAACGCGCGTCAGATGGCCGCGGAGGATCTTATGCTGGGCATGCGTATGACCTGCGGAGTAACCGACGATCAGGTGAAACGCGCCACTGAACAACTTCGGGATGCCCCTGCAACGCTTGAACGTTTGGCGAGGGATGGCCTTGTCGTTCACGAGGGCGGACGTTGGCGACCCACCGAGCGCGGCTGGCTTTGCGGCAACGACCTCTACGGCGAACTTTTCGACCTCGCACCGTAA
- a CDS encoding YARHG domain-containing protein, whose protein sequence is MYCFKCGTELPEESIFCSNCGTKIGKDEQSDMPVVNEVSDTDIEPSVDGTPVTEVDICDVEETNNEPLAEAKKQPLSPKNRWILFGVVMALAFVVGLGCPLFIAMTDPTSSISGQLNTSALDEPESSSPSSSSAPSDSSITDSSTNSSSSPTSSSSSSAPELTNNAVGGIEEEYILPEVDSHLYTEQELNVLTDYELYVARNEIFARYGREFKNSDLVEHFSSKGWYSPKYSPSEFDAMPDPLNSTEKDNLALIRALEQSRNSQYAV, encoded by the coding sequence ATGTACTGTTTTAAATGTGGAACAGAATTACCCGAGGAGTCGATATTCTGTTCAAACTGTGGCACTAAAATAGGTAAAGACGAACAATCAGATATGCCTGTTGTTAACGAAGTTTCAGATACCGATATCGAACCTTCAGTCGACGGTACACCTGTGACTGAAGTTGATATCTGCGATGTAGAAGAAACAAATAATGAACCTCTTGCTGAGGCCAAGAAACAGCCTCTTTCTCCTAAAAATCGTTGGATACTATTTGGCGTTGTTATGGCTCTTGCTTTTGTAGTTGGCTTAGGGTGTCCGCTGTTTATCGCTATGACTGATCCAACAAGTTCTATAAGTGGACAATTAAATACTTCCGCATTGGATGAACCTGAGAGTTCAAGTCCTTCTTCAAGTTCAGCACCGTCGGATTCATCAATAACAGATTCTTCGACAAACTCTTCTTCTAGCCCAACATCTTCAAGTTCTTCCTCGGCCCCTGAATTAACTAATAATGCTGTTGGTGGTATTGAAGAGGAATACATCCTTCCTGAAGTCGATTCACATCTTTACACAGAGCAGGAATTGAATGTGCTAACGGACTACGAACTATATGTAGCGAGAAATGAGATATTCGCACGCTATGGTCGAGAGTTTAAAAACAGTGATCTTGTAGAACACTTTAGTTCAAAAGGTTGGTATTCGCCAAAATATAGTCCTTCAGAATTTGATGCAATGCCTGATCCATTGAACTCTACTGAAAAAGATAATCTTGCTCTTATTCGTGCTCTTGAGCAAAGCAGAAACTCACAATATGCCGTTTAA
- a CDS encoding N-acetylmuramoyl-L-alanine amidase codes for MPFKGIKVPKYISKIKPILLVAFSCMFVCLLAGCASSQKQEETKDETESLALNEEKGAESQSVNEEDTQSVSEEDTRQKLIDDAYSKLNISNDFRSSFVHGNKGSEYQKYIVLHDTEGTEDASSVIDWWDSNGNLVAAHFIINKDGSIVQCAPLDSIVHHAGFGDTGHNELYGVEDESRDDKAGTTPIGSWASDYGMNSYSVGIEMVHIGGSEDYPEAQLEALDDLIAYIDAYYGFESEIIDHKAWRSGNSDTSPEFAEYFENFKNYRTHRG; via the coding sequence ATGCCGTTTAAGGGAATCAAAGTGCCGAAGTATATTTCAAAAATCAAACCAATACTACTAGTTGCATTTTCCTGTATGTTTGTATGCTTACTTGCCGGATGTGCTTCTTCCCAAAAACAAGAAGAAACAAAAGATGAAACCGAAAGTTTAGCTCTAAATGAAGAAAAAGGAGCTGAGTCTCAGAGTGTAAATGAAGAAGATACTCAGAGTGTAAGTGAAGAAGATACCCGACAAAAGCTTATTGATGATGCCTATAGCAAGCTAAACATCTCAAATGATTTTCGTTCTTCGTTTGTCCATGGAAATAAAGGTAGTGAATATCAAAAGTATATTGTTTTACACGACACTGAAGGAACAGAAGATGCTTCATCTGTAATCGACTGGTGGGATTCGAACGGAAATCTTGTCGCCGCTCATTTTATTATCAATAAAGATGGTTCCATAGTTCAATGTGCGCCGCTCGATTCTATTGTGCACCATGCTGGGTTTGGAGATACGGGACATAATGAACTATATGGTGTAGAAGATGAATCGAGAGATGATAAGGCGGGGACTACTCCAATCGGGAGCTGGGCTTCAGACTATGGGATGAACTCTTATTCTGTTGGAATAGAAATGGTTCATATAGGTGGTTCTGAAGATTATCCTGAGGCACAGTTAGAAGCATTAGATGACCTCATTGCATACATAGATGCATATTATGGGTTTGAAAGCGAGATCATCGATCACAAAGCATGGAGATCAGGAAACTCAGATACTTCTCCTGAGTTTGCAGAATACTTTGAGAACTTCAAAAACTATAGAACCCATAGGGGATAA
- the dusB gene encoding tRNA dihydrouridine synthase DusB, which produces MYAFFQQHRLLLAPMAGVSDEAFRALCREQGADLTYTEMVSAKGLSYANEKTRGLLRLAPGEIQVAVQLFGHEPDTMAAQAAWIEDEMGESLAYLDINMGCPARKIVSKGDGSALMNQPELAANIVHSVRGAVTCPVTVKIRRGWAMGEETAPEFAQRMEAAGACAVAVHGRYAEQLYRGSAEWGVIARVKEAVSVPVIGNGDVRTGASAVAMRERTGCDAVMIARGAEGNPWVFAQAKAALAGESEPAPPSVEKRIAMARRHARLLSQREGKNIVRMRKHAMWYMAGLPGAAAARGKINACVSVEDFDTVFDELLVVIAEHETER; this is translated from the coding sequence ATGTATGCCTTTTTTCAACAACATCGTCTTTTGCTTGCGCCTATGGCGGGAGTGAGCGACGAGGCCTTTCGAGCACTGTGCCGCGAGCAAGGAGCCGATCTTACCTATACCGAAATGGTTTCGGCAAAGGGGCTTTCTTACGCGAACGAGAAAACACGTGGTCTTTTGCGCCTGGCCCCGGGAGAGATTCAAGTGGCTGTTCAGCTGTTTGGGCATGAACCCGACACCATGGCGGCGCAGGCGGCTTGGATTGAGGACGAGATGGGGGAATCGCTGGCGTATCTCGACATCAACATGGGCTGTCCTGCGCGTAAAATCGTGTCCAAGGGTGACGGTTCGGCACTCATGAATCAACCCGAACTTGCAGCGAATATTGTGCATTCGGTGCGCGGAGCGGTAACTTGTCCGGTGACGGTAAAGATTCGTCGGGGCTGGGCGATGGGAGAGGAAACGGCACCCGAATTTGCACAGCGTATGGAGGCGGCAGGAGCGTGTGCCGTGGCCGTACATGGGCGCTATGCCGAACAGCTGTATCGGGGGAGTGCAGAGTGGGGCGTTATAGCGCGCGTGAAGGAAGCCGTGAGTGTGCCGGTCATCGGCAATGGGGATGTGCGCACAGGGGCGAGTGCGGTAGCAATGCGCGAGCGTACCGGTTGCGATGCGGTGATGATCGCGCGGGGAGCCGAGGGGAATCCCTGGGTGTTTGCTCAGGCCAAGGCTGCCCTAGCGGGAGAATCTGAACCTGCGCCGCCCTCGGTAGAAAAACGCATTGCGATGGCTCGCCGCCATGCACGACTTCTTTCACAGCGGGAGGGCAAGAACATTGTCCGTATGCGCAAGCATGCGATGTGGTATATGGCCGGACTTCCGGGAGCCGCTGCAGCACGAGGGAAGATCAACGCCTGTGTGTCCGTAGAAGATTTCGATACCGTATTCGATGAGCTGCTCGTTGTTATAGCTGAACACGAGACGGAAAGGTAA